Proteins encoded together in one Microbacterium oxydans window:
- a CDS encoding YbaK/EbsC family protein: MSEGIPLPERSRLVHQHLVDAGVETTIRVLPDSARTAVEAAAAIGCDVAAIANSLVFVADGEPVLVMTSGGHRADLAALTASIGAADVTMAPASVVRAATGQAIGGVAPVGHPAPLRTFLDEALQDHEELWAAAGHPHTVMPLTFEQLRLLTNGTIVAVA, translated from the coding sequence GAGCGAAGGCATCCCCCTCCCCGAACGCAGCCGACTCGTGCATCAGCATCTCGTGGATGCGGGCGTCGAGACCACGATCCGCGTGCTGCCGGATTCCGCGCGAACGGCCGTGGAAGCGGCAGCCGCCATCGGATGCGACGTCGCCGCGATCGCGAACAGCCTCGTGTTCGTCGCCGACGGAGAGCCGGTCCTCGTGATGACGAGCGGCGGGCACCGCGCCGACCTCGCCGCGCTGACCGCGAGCATCGGCGCGGCGGACGTGACGATGGCGCCCGCGTCCGTCGTCCGCGCCGCCACCGGTCAGGCGATCGGCGGCGTCGCTCCGGTCGGCCACCCCGCTCCCCTTCGCACCTTCCTCGACGAGGCTCTTCAGGACCACGAGGAGCTCTGGGCCGCAGCCGGACATCCGCACACCGTGATGCCGCTGACCTTCGAACAGCTGCGCCTGCTCACGAACGGGACGATCGTCGCCGTCGCCTGA
- a CDS encoding Ig-like domain-containing protein, with protein sequence MYRSNRRARARRRTTTIIAAAAAALTAAITLAGAGAATAAEYDYPGAVDASSITVTKSGAGGTVAQWDQVRVDADWAVPDGAVAGQTFGFTLPSEFGRTGMTFTVPSIEDPSRTVAECAVSGDVAPVVTCTLTDYVDGRTGVNGSLWFTASADEQTTESTVEFTVDGRITRVEVPGGGIGPAAPLPTEPQKWSWQTDDGDIAWQLALPGARFQGVDAIVIDDTLTPAGDGYAEHHNEDGRLVVWSTTMQNQDPRTITDWTGEWNDAGTAFHLEIPAPIDPARMYFVKYLTVPGSQVDGATYGNVADVNGVQLHDREVWTVTGGGSGDGSASGAFTLTKTVAGTGASDVPKDAVYTVRYRYGDPEVERTVALTAGATAPRIQLPAGTIVTLEEVTPPAVKGIDWGTPVFTGAGVRALPEGGAQITVGGGSTVAITLTNTATAKPPVIPPTTPATVPPTPPTAVTPPAELPLTGASSLATTGADVPAAILWAGGGALALGIALVVLAAVRARRREPQD encoded by the coding sequence GTGTACAGAAGCAATCGGCGCGCTCGCGCGCGCCGCCGGACCACGACGATCATCGCCGCTGCCGCCGCAGCGCTCACCGCCGCGATCACGCTCGCCGGTGCGGGGGCGGCCACGGCGGCCGAGTACGACTATCCGGGGGCGGTCGACGCGTCGTCGATCACCGTGACGAAGTCCGGCGCCGGGGGGACCGTCGCACAGTGGGACCAGGTGCGCGTCGATGCGGACTGGGCGGTGCCGGACGGCGCCGTGGCGGGACAGACCTTCGGGTTCACCCTGCCGAGCGAGTTCGGGCGCACGGGGATGACCTTCACGGTGCCGTCGATCGAGGATCCGAGTCGGACGGTCGCCGAATGCGCCGTGAGCGGAGACGTCGCTCCTGTCGTCACGTGCACGCTCACCGACTACGTGGACGGACGCACCGGGGTCAACGGATCGTTGTGGTTCACGGCCAGTGCAGACGAGCAGACGACCGAGAGCACGGTCGAGTTCACCGTCGACGGCCGGATCACCCGGGTCGAGGTGCCCGGCGGTGGCATCGGCCCGGCGGCTCCACTGCCGACCGAGCCGCAGAAGTGGTCGTGGCAGACGGACGACGGCGACATCGCCTGGCAGCTCGCCCTGCCCGGCGCGCGCTTCCAGGGCGTGGACGCGATCGTGATCGACGACACCCTCACGCCTGCGGGCGACGGATACGCGGAGCACCACAACGAGGACGGCCGGCTCGTGGTCTGGAGCACCACCATGCAGAATCAGGATCCCCGGACCATCACGGACTGGACCGGCGAGTGGAACGACGCGGGGACCGCATTCCACCTCGAGATCCCCGCGCCGATCGACCCCGCGCGGATGTACTTCGTGAAGTACCTCACGGTGCCCGGTTCGCAGGTCGACGGCGCCACGTACGGCAACGTCGCCGACGTGAACGGCGTGCAGCTGCACGACCGCGAGGTCTGGACCGTCACGGGCGGCGGAAGCGGCGACGGTTCGGCCTCCGGAGCCTTCACGCTGACCAAGACGGTCGCGGGCACCGGTGCGTCCGATGTCCCGAAGGATGCCGTCTACACGGTGCGCTACCGCTACGGCGATCCCGAGGTGGAGCGCACCGTCGCTCTGACGGCAGGGGCGACGGCTCCGCGCATCCAGCTCCCTGCAGGGACGATCGTCACGCTGGAGGAGGTCACGCCGCCCGCGGTGAAGGGCATCGACTGGGGTACGCCGGTCTTCACCGGCGCCGGGGTGCGTGCGCTGCCGGAGGGTGGCGCGCAGATCACCGTCGGCGGCGGGTCGACGGTCGCGATCACACTGACGAACACGGCGACGGCGAAGCCGCCGGTGATCCCGCCCACCACGCCGGCGACCGTGCCTCCGACGCCGCCGACCGCCGTCACTCCGCCGGCGGAACTGCCGCTCACCGGTGCGTCATCGCTGGCGACGACCGGTGCGGATGTGCCGGCAGCGATCCTCTGGGCGGGCGGCGGAGCCCTCGCACTCGGCATCGCCCTCGTGGTCCTCGCGGCCGTTCGAGCCCGCAGGCGGGAACCGCAGGACTGA